One Triticum dicoccoides isolate Atlit2015 ecotype Zavitan chromosome 5B, WEW_v2.0, whole genome shotgun sequence genomic window carries:
- the LOC119312080 gene encoding protein FAR1-RELATED SEQUENCE 6-like, with translation MESQMDTVPASFMELLNMVEHPITNFNQPNTENSIPEESSCYSDRPYFSEDNDVLSRPNLRVETCDYVDDSNEVESRLQCRKDTVELPDKMFMPENLDENYLFSAYNVQTEESDSNERFLEGGQVGAVENGIRSYCEDTSVQMLRPVVGMKFSSIAEAYDFYNTYSWVLGFSIRNGDNYITIRTCVQIMQEFTCQRAGFNKNTKYATTRCGCKATLRVNLN, from the exons ATGGAAAGTCAAATGGACACAGTGCCTGCCAGTTTTATGGAACTACTAAACATGGTTGAACATCCTATTACAAATTTCAATCAACC GAATACTGAAAACTCAATACCTGAAGAGAGTTCATGTTATTCTGATAGACCTTATTTCTCCGAAGACAATGATGTACTTTCCAGACCTAACCTAAG GGTTGAAACTTGTGATTATGTCGATGACTCAAACGAAGTAGAGTCACGTCTACAATGTAGGAAAGACACTGTCGAACTTCCAGATAAGATGTTTATGCCCGAAAATCTAGATGAGAACTACTTATTTTCTGCATACAATGTTCAGACTGAAGAGTCAGATTCAAATGAACGATTCCTCGA AGGAGGACAAGTTGGAGCTGTTGAAAATGGAATTAGAAGTTATTGTGAAGACACATCTGTGCAAATGTTAAGGCCGGTTGTTGGTATGAAGTTTTCATCAATTGCAGAAGCATATGACTTCTACAATACTTATTCTTGGGTACTTGGTTTCAGTATTAGGAATGGTGATAATTATATCACCATTCGGACTTGCGTACAGATAATGCAGGAATTCACttgccaacgagcc GGATTCAACAAGAATACTAAATATGCAACTACTAGATGTGGTTGCAAGGCAACACTCAGGGTAAATCTGAATTAA